One stretch of Paenibacillus sp. FSL R5-0341 DNA includes these proteins:
- a CDS encoding urease accessory protein UreD, whose amino-acid sequence MSMALTRINSSSVPTGTEMNRDESAGEPVTRRSELRATFAFQGERTVMTDRYYSAPLRFSRSFRPPGGGTELCVYTSDVSPGVLNGDHYHSEWELGEGTHVMLSSTSATRLHPTPSIPSSVNHHFRLGKGATLEYFPECVIPFKGSSSSLTVTFELEEQAILAYADIWSAGRIHRGEAFQFERYRSLTEIWQGEKLAVWDRFGLDPETDDPKHSASLLHYTHTAALWMIAPGLGTAELEQVRSALPPDGRMLAGASLLATGGIGVRLLGMAAWELQEQCLQIWNTLRPHLLGKETLVFRK is encoded by the coding sequence ATGAGCATGGCACTCACTCGCATTAATTCATCTTCTGTCCCCACGGGAACAGAGATGAATCGGGACGAAAGTGCAGGTGAGCCCGTCACGCGCCGCAGCGAGCTTCGGGCCACCTTTGCCTTTCAAGGCGAGCGAACTGTCATGACTGATCGTTATTACAGCGCCCCCCTCCGGTTTAGCCGATCCTTTCGACCTCCCGGAGGTGGAACCGAATTATGCGTGTACACGTCAGACGTTTCTCCCGGAGTCCTCAACGGGGATCACTATCATTCCGAGTGGGAATTAGGGGAAGGCACCCATGTCATGCTGAGCAGCACATCTGCTACCAGGCTTCATCCCACACCTTCCATTCCCTCATCCGTCAATCATCACTTTCGGTTGGGAAAAGGGGCCACGCTGGAATACTTTCCTGAATGTGTAATTCCTTTCAAAGGCAGTTCTTCATCACTCACTGTAACCTTTGAGCTGGAAGAACAGGCGATCCTGGCCTATGCAGATATCTGGTCTGCCGGACGAATTCATCGGGGAGAAGCATTCCAATTTGAGCGTTACCGCAGCTTGACGGAGATATGGCAAGGCGAGAAACTGGCTGTCTGGGATCGATTCGGACTCGATCCGGAAACCGATGACCCCAAACACTCAGCATCCCTCCTTCACTATACTCACACGGCTGCATTGTGGATGATTGCCCCGGGACTGGGTACTGCCGAGCTGGAACAGGTCAGATCCGCTCTGCCACCAGATGGACGAATGCTCGCAGGGGCAAGTTTGCTGGCAACCGGCGGCATCGGCGTTCGACTCCTTGGCATGGCAGCCTGGGAGCTTCAGGAACAGTGTCTTCAGATCTGGAATACACTTCGTCCCCATCTGCTGGGCAAAGAAACCCTCGTTTTTCGTAAATAA
- the ureG gene encoding urease accessory protein UreG — protein MCGGANHTHHPEWKRNEFDRSRPMRIGIGGPVGSGKTALVEKLSKALRTRYSLAVITNDIYTKEDAEILLRQNALAPERIIGVETGGCPHTAIREDASMNFEAVDELIERFPDLQLIFIESGGDNLSAAFSPELADVFIYIIDVAQGEKLPRKGGPGITRSDLLLINKTDLAPYVGASLEVMKNDTERVREGRPYVMSNLMSGEGVSEIVHWLEHQYMDDDASAAHLHSHSHEHGTHSH, from the coding sequence ATGTGTGGAGGAGCTAATCATACGCATCATCCGGAGTGGAAACGCAACGAATTTGATCGGAGTCGTCCGATGCGAATTGGCATTGGTGGACCAGTAGGTTCAGGTAAAACAGCCCTTGTGGAGAAGCTGTCCAAGGCACTGCGTACACGGTATAGCCTTGCTGTCATCACGAATGACATTTATACCAAGGAAGATGCCGAAATCTTGCTGCGTCAGAACGCCCTGGCACCAGAGCGTATTATCGGCGTTGAGACAGGCGGATGCCCGCACACGGCTATTCGTGAGGATGCCTCCATGAATTTCGAAGCAGTTGACGAGTTGATTGAACGTTTCCCAGATCTACAACTGATCTTCATCGAGAGCGGCGGTGACAATCTCTCTGCTGCATTCAGTCCAGAACTGGCCGATGTGTTCATCTACATTATCGACGTTGCCCAAGGGGAGAAACTTCCTCGCAAAGGCGGTCCCGGCATCACCCGTTCAGATCTGTTGTTAATTAACAAAACCGACCTCGCTCCTTACGTTGGAGCAAGCCTGGAAGTGATGAAAAATGATACCGAGCGGGTACGCGAAGGCCGCCCTTACGTCATGTCTAATCTAATGAGCGGTGAGGGTGTATCCGAGATTGTCCACTGGCTTGAACATCAATATATGGATGACGATGCTTCCGCTGCACATCTGCATTCACACAGCCATGAGCATGGCACTCACTCGCATTAA
- a CDS encoding urease accessory protein UreF has translation MMNSGTKLLRYVQLLDSALPIGGFSHSFGLEAYTHDGTVRNTAQLEQFIRSQLHSSLVRLDGLAIKGVYQAIKQQDAALLALYDKRVHAQRSPRELRESGHKMGKRLLKLARSLYPWMDFSLIDKAIQEYGAYCGITTIHGYINYQLEIGLDEAVTGHLYTSVNAYVNSALRLLPIGQTEAQMLIQKLLDDIEAEWALIRENDPEDMRSFGIAQEIYAMRHETLPARLFMS, from the coding sequence ATGATGAACAGTGGCACGAAGCTACTCCGTTACGTTCAGCTGCTGGATTCAGCCCTGCCCATCGGTGGTTTCTCCCATTCCTTTGGTCTGGAAGCCTACACGCATGATGGCACCGTACGAAATACCGCCCAGCTTGAACAGTTTATTCGCAGCCAGCTTCATTCCAGTCTTGTAAGACTAGATGGCCTTGCCATCAAAGGCGTCTATCAAGCGATAAAACAGCAAGACGCCGCTCTACTTGCTCTGTATGACAAACGCGTCCACGCCCAGCGTTCCCCTCGGGAACTCAGGGAAAGCGGACACAAAATGGGAAAGCGACTGCTCAAGCTCGCCCGTTCACTCTATCCATGGATGGACTTTTCCCTGATTGATAAGGCCATACAGGAATACGGCGCATATTGCGGCATCACAACCATTCACGGTTATATCAACTATCAATTGGAGATTGGACTGGACGAAGCCGTTACCGGGCATCTGTATACCTCAGTGAACGCTTATGTGAACAGCGCACTTCGCCTGCTGCCCATCGGACAAACGGAAGCGCAGATGTTGATTCAGAAACTGCTTGATGATATTGAAGCGGAATGGGCTCTCATTCGGGAAAATGACCCGGAAGACATGCGCAGCTTCGGAATCGCCCAGGAAATCTACGCCATGCGGCACGAAACCTTACCCGCGCGGCTATTTATGTCTTAA
- the ureC gene encoding urease subunit alpha: MKRMSREQYASMFGPTTGDAVRLADTELWAEIEHDYAVYGDESKFGGGKVIRDGMGQSTSALRSNGTPDTVITNAIIIDHWGIVKADIGIRDGHICAIGKSGNPDTMDGVHPALVIGASTEIIAGEGMIVTAGGIDTHIHFICPQQIQTALSSGVTTMIGGGTGPATGTKATTCTPGAWHIHRMLESAEAFPMNIGYLGKGNSSTTAPLVEQIEAGVIGLKLHEDWGTTPSAIDACLTAAGEHDVQVAIHTDTLNETGFLENTLAAINGRTIHTYHTEGAGGGHAPDIIRAAGESYVIPSSTNPTRPYTRNTVEEHLDMLMVCHHLDPSIPEDVAFADSRIRPETIAAEDILHDLGVFSIISSDSQAMGRVGEVIIRTWQTADKMKKQRGKLELNPDSPSDNDRIKRYVAKYTINPAIAHGIGHLVGSVEVGKLADLIIWKPAYFGVKPEIVIKGGMITFAQMGDPNASIPTPQPVFGRPMFGAYGSAIASGSITFVSQAAAEAGIKESLGLKKRVEPVKGCRSVSKKDMIHNDVTPVIEVDPETYEVRADGELLTCEPADELPMAQRYFMF, from the coding sequence ATGAAACGAATGAGCCGCGAACAATACGCGTCGATGTTCGGACCCACAACCGGTGATGCTGTCAGACTTGCAGATACCGAACTATGGGCAGAGATTGAACATGATTATGCTGTCTACGGAGACGAGAGCAAATTCGGGGGTGGCAAGGTTATCCGCGACGGGATGGGCCAGTCCACCTCTGCTCTGCGAAGTAACGGCACTCCTGATACTGTTATCACCAACGCTATCATTATCGATCATTGGGGCATTGTAAAAGCAGATATCGGCATTCGGGATGGTCATATCTGCGCCATTGGCAAATCTGGTAACCCGGACACGATGGATGGTGTTCATCCCGCACTAGTCATCGGAGCTTCCACCGAAATCATCGCTGGTGAAGGCATGATTGTAACTGCCGGCGGCATTGATACCCATATTCATTTCATCTGCCCACAGCAGATTCAAACTGCATTATCCTCCGGGGTCACGACCATGATCGGCGGCGGAACAGGACCGGCAACAGGAACCAAAGCCACCACCTGCACACCAGGAGCCTGGCACATTCACCGGATGCTAGAGTCCGCAGAAGCTTTCCCCATGAACATTGGTTACCTTGGTAAAGGCAACAGCTCCACCACCGCACCTTTAGTCGAACAGATTGAAGCGGGTGTAATCGGCCTGAAGCTGCATGAGGATTGGGGTACTACCCCGAGCGCGATCGATGCATGTCTGACTGCTGCCGGAGAACATGATGTTCAAGTCGCTATCCATACCGATACACTGAACGAAACCGGATTTCTCGAAAACACACTGGCTGCGATTAACGGCCGGACGATCCACACCTACCACACAGAAGGCGCTGGTGGCGGACACGCACCGGATATTATCCGGGCAGCTGGGGAGTCCTACGTTATCCCCTCATCAACTAATCCAACACGACCATACACACGCAACACTGTAGAAGAGCACCTGGATATGTTAATGGTGTGTCACCATCTGGACCCTTCCATCCCGGAAGATGTCGCTTTTGCGGATTCGCGGATTCGCCCCGAGACGATTGCGGCCGAAGACATTTTGCATGATCTAGGCGTGTTCAGCATCATCAGTTCCGATTCACAAGCCATGGGCCGAGTGGGCGAAGTCATTATCCGTACCTGGCAGACAGCCGACAAAATGAAAAAACAGCGTGGCAAACTCGAACTCAACCCGGATTCTCCCTCCGATAACGATCGGATCAAGAGATATGTCGCCAAGTACACCATCAATCCCGCTATCGCTCATGGAATCGGACACCTCGTCGGTTCGGTGGAAGTTGGAAAGCTGGCAGATCTAATCATATGGAAACCGGCTTACTTCGGTGTAAAACCCGAGATCGTCATTAAAGGTGGCATGATTACGTTCGCCCAGATGGGTGATCCCAATGCGTCCATCCCGACACCTCAGCCCGTATTCGGCAGACCGATGTTCGGAGCCTATGGTAGCGCCATTGCCAGCGGATCGATCACATTTGTATCCCAAGCCGCAGCAGAAGCAGGGATCAAAGAGTCATTGGGCTTGAAAAAGCGGGTTGAACCCGTCAAAGGCTGCCGCTCAGTCAGCAAAAAAGACATGATTCATAACGACGTCACCCCCGTTATTGAAGTCGATCCCGAAACCTATGAGGTGCGCGCCGACGGCGAGCTTCTCACCTGCGAACCCGCAGACGAGTTGCCTATGGCACAGCGGTACTTTATGTTTTGA
- a CDS encoding urease subunit beta translates to MKPDDDIICHPDRSTLRLIVLNRGDRPVQVGSHVHFYEVNAALDFDRTSAFGHRLHIPAGTAVRFEPGEEKPVELTTFGGKRQIHGFNGLTEGSADQAPDPQKLETFLKTFSPPIQDGGEPS, encoded by the coding sequence TTGAAGCCAGATGACGACATCATCTGTCATCCGGATCGTTCAACCCTACGCCTCATTGTCCTCAACCGCGGCGACCGTCCCGTCCAGGTCGGCTCTCACGTTCACTTCTATGAAGTTAATGCAGCACTGGACTTTGATCGCACGTCAGCTTTTGGACATCGCCTGCACATTCCGGCAGGCACAGCAGTCCGCTTCGAACCCGGTGAAGAGAAGCCGGTTGAACTCACGACCTTTGGCGGCAAACGCCAGATTCACGGGTTCAACGGATTAACCGAAGGTTCTGCGGATCAAGCTCCTGATCCACAGAAACTGGAGACATTCCTGAAGACGTTCTCTCCACCCATACAAGATGGAGGTGAACCTTCATGA
- a CDS encoding urease subunit gamma, with protein sequence MHWTEQEKEKLLITVAANLARERRARGLKLNVPEAIALLTSELMERARDGMSVTELMRYGGTILTREDCMDGVADMIPEVQVEATFPDGTKLVTVHEPIR encoded by the coding sequence TTGCACTGGACTGAGCAGGAAAAGGAAAAGCTCCTGATTACCGTGGCCGCTAACCTCGCCCGTGAACGAAGAGCACGCGGACTCAAGTTGAATGTTCCCGAAGCCATCGCCTTGTTGACCTCCGAACTTATGGAACGAGCACGGGATGGAATGAGCGTTACCGAATTAATGAGATACGGAGGCACCATCCTGACACGCGAAGACTGCATGGATGGCGTTGCCGATATGATTCCTGAAGTACAGGTAGAAGCTACATTTCCTGACGGTACGAAACTGGTTACCGTACATGAACCTATACGCTGA
- the urtA gene encoding urea ABC transporter substrate-binding protein, with the protein MKKRSVKLWSILLGAVIVMTGCVEGAAPPEASGSGGTGEPAASGDTIKVGILHSLSGTMAISEVSVKDAEMLAIEEINAAGGVLGKQIEPVVEDGASDWPTFAEKAGKLLQQDKVAAVFGGWTSASRKAMLPVFEQNKGLLFYPVQYEGLESSPNIFYTGATTNQQIVPSVTWLLENRGKTFYLLGSDYVFPKTANQVIKAQLAAEGGEVVGEEYTPLGHTDYSTIISKIKAAKPDIVYNTLNGDSNVAFFKQLKDAGISSDQMTTLSVSVAEEEIRGIGADVLKGHLASWNYYQTTDTPENATFVAKYKEKYGADRVTADPIEAGYVAVYLWKAAVEKAGSTDVEKVKAAAKGLEFDAPEGKVTVDGENQHIYKTVRIGEVQEDGQFKELWNSGAPVKPDPYLKTYEWGASLSAK; encoded by the coding sequence TTGAAGAAGAGGTCGGTCAAGTTATGGAGTATTTTGCTCGGTGCGGTCATTGTGATGACAGGATGTGTGGAGGGCGCTGCGCCGCCTGAAGCTTCGGGTTCAGGTGGTACAGGAGAGCCGGCTGCATCTGGTGATACGATCAAAGTTGGCATTCTTCACTCCCTCAGCGGAACGATGGCAATCAGTGAGGTATCTGTTAAAGATGCCGAGATGCTAGCTATTGAAGAGATTAACGCCGCGGGCGGAGTTCTGGGTAAACAGATCGAACCTGTAGTTGAGGATGGCGCTTCGGATTGGCCTACTTTTGCGGAGAAGGCTGGGAAGTTACTACAACAAGATAAGGTCGCTGCGGTATTTGGCGGATGGACCTCTGCAAGTCGGAAGGCTATGCTCCCCGTGTTTGAACAGAACAAAGGTCTATTGTTTTATCCGGTGCAATATGAAGGATTGGAATCATCGCCAAACATTTTTTATACAGGAGCCACAACGAATCAGCAGATCGTTCCATCCGTAACCTGGTTACTGGAGAACAGGGGCAAGACGTTTTATCTGCTCGGTTCAGATTATGTATTCCCGAAAACGGCCAATCAGGTCATTAAGGCGCAACTCGCAGCAGAAGGCGGCGAAGTGGTGGGTGAGGAATATACCCCGTTGGGCCATACCGATTATAGTACCATCATTAGCAAAATCAAGGCTGCAAAGCCTGATATTGTATACAATACGCTGAACGGAGACAGTAATGTAGCCTTCTTCAAACAATTGAAGGATGCTGGAATCTCCTCAGATCAGATGACGACCCTGTCGGTGAGTGTGGCGGAGGAAGAAATCCGTGGCATCGGCGCAGACGTATTGAAGGGCCACCTGGCTTCATGGAATTATTATCAGACAACGGATACGCCTGAGAATGCAACATTTGTTGCCAAGTATAAAGAAAAATATGGCGCTGATCGAGTGACAGCAGATCCAATTGAAGCGGGATATGTAGCGGTTTATCTCTGGAAGGCGGCGGTGGAAAAAGCAGGATCAACCGACGTGGAGAAGGTGAAAGCGGCTGCCAAGGGTCTGGAGTTTGACGCCCCGGAAGGTAAGGTAACCGTGGATGGAGAGAATCAACATATCTACAAAACGGTGCGGATTGGTGAGGTGCAGGAAGACGGGCAGTTCAAGGAATTGTGGAATTCTGGTGCGCCTGTCAAGCCGGATCCTTATCTGAAAACGTATGAATGGGGAGCATCCCTCAGCGCTAAATAA
- the urtB gene encoding urea ABC transporter permease subunit UrtB translates to MDMFILQMFNGLSISSILLLIALGLAVTFGLMNVINMAHGELIMIGAYATYVTQNLFMSYAPAAWFGAYFVVALPIAFIVAALIGWLLEVVLIRHLYGRPLDSLLATWGVGMMLQQLARTIFGAPNVGVSSPAWLNGGLAISDGIVFPYKRIFIIALVAVVLLCMYLYIYRTSSGRRMRAVMQNRSMAGCLGISTRRVDGMTFAIGSGIAGIAGCALTLIGPIGPSLGTYYIVDAFMVVVLGGVGKLVGTVCGALGIGMFNTLFETYTSASIGKVLVFVCIVAFLQWKPRGLVAMRTRSLD, encoded by the coding sequence ATGGATATGTTTATCCTGCAGATGTTCAACGGTCTGAGTATCAGTTCGATTTTGTTGTTGATTGCACTCGGTCTGGCGGTAACGTTTGGGCTGATGAATGTCATCAATATGGCTCACGGTGAACTGATCATGATCGGTGCATATGCAACGTATGTAACTCAAAATCTGTTCATGTCCTATGCTCCAGCGGCGTGGTTCGGTGCCTACTTTGTTGTGGCTCTGCCGATTGCGTTCATTGTAGCTGCTCTGATTGGCTGGTTGCTTGAAGTGGTGTTGATCAGGCATCTGTATGGCAGGCCGTTGGACAGTCTGCTTGCGACGTGGGGTGTAGGCATGATGCTGCAACAACTGGCCCGTACGATATTCGGAGCGCCGAATGTGGGGGTATCCAGTCCAGCCTGGCTCAATGGTGGATTGGCGATCTCGGATGGCATTGTATTTCCGTATAAACGAATTTTCATTATCGCACTGGTTGCGGTTGTGCTGCTGTGCATGTACCTCTATATCTATCGAACATCTTCCGGAAGACGAATGAGGGCTGTAATGCAGAATCGGAGCATGGCGGGCTGTCTGGGCATTTCGACACGACGGGTAGATGGCATGACCTTTGCGATTGGTTCGGGAATCGCTGGAATCGCTGGTTGTGCGTTAACGCTCATTGGTCCGATTGGTCCTTCGCTTGGTACGTATTATATTGTGGATGCGTTCATGGTGGTTGTCCTGGGTGGTGTGGGGAAATTGGTCGGAACCGTGTGCGGTGCACTGGGGATCGGTATGTTCAACACGTTGTTCGAAACCTATACCTCGGCTTCCATTGGAAAGGTGCTCGTGTTCGTATGTATCGTTGCTTTTCTGCAATGGAAACCACGCGGCTTGGTCGCGATGCGCACACGGAGTCTCGATTAA
- the urtC gene encoding urea ABC transporter permease subunit UrtC — MSALLKTGSLKMRIIWAVVLIMMCLAPLISTEFRLSLLAKFLALAILAIGLDLIWGYGGVLSLGHGVFFGLGGYAMAMYLKLQASGATLPDFMGWSGLSGLPWFWEPFRSFPVALLLGIALPALLAFALGWFTFRNRITGVYFTILTQALVLITVTLFVGKQEWTGGTNGITGYNSIFGFTLHSAGTTIALYYITLAVLVIAYVLCRRMVNSRFGQVLEAARDGENRVRFLGYDPAGYKTLAFAFSGALAGIAGMLFVLQVGIISPSMMGIVPSIEMVLWVALGGRGTLIGAVIGAVVLNAAKTGISEAYPEGWLFVIGGLFVTVVLFMPNGIVGVYRHIVRLLKRRGESAHVQVTREKPEVY; from the coding sequence ATGTCGGCATTACTCAAGACTGGCAGTCTGAAAATGAGGATTATCTGGGCGGTTGTACTGATCATGATGTGTCTCGCTCCACTGATCTCCACGGAGTTTCGTCTGAGTCTGTTAGCCAAGTTTTTGGCGCTGGCGATCCTGGCCATTGGTCTCGATCTGATCTGGGGATATGGAGGTGTACTGAGTCTAGGCCATGGTGTGTTCTTCGGTCTGGGTGGGTATGCGATGGCGATGTATCTGAAACTTCAGGCTAGCGGTGCAACACTTCCGGACTTCATGGGATGGAGTGGTCTCAGCGGCCTGCCGTGGTTCTGGGAACCGTTTCGCTCTTTCCCGGTGGCGCTGTTATTGGGGATAGCCCTTCCCGCATTGCTCGCCTTTGCTCTGGGCTGGTTTACATTCCGTAACCGGATTACCGGTGTATATTTTACGATCCTGACGCAAGCCCTGGTTCTCATTACGGTGACATTGTTTGTGGGCAAACAGGAATGGACGGGCGGAACGAATGGCATTACCGGGTATAATTCGATCTTTGGATTTACACTTCATTCCGCAGGAACAACGATTGCTCTCTACTATATAACGCTTGCTGTTCTGGTGATCGCTTATGTGCTGTGTCGTCGAATGGTGAACAGCCGGTTCGGTCAGGTGCTGGAAGCTGCGCGGGATGGAGAGAATCGGGTGCGATTCCTCGGATATGATCCGGCAGGATATAAAACGCTGGCTTTTGCTTTTTCCGGTGCGCTTGCAGGCATCGCGGGCATGTTGTTTGTTCTTCAGGTCGGTATTATCTCGCCATCGATGATGGGGATTGTGCCTTCTATTGAGATGGTCCTGTGGGTTGCGCTGGGTGGTCGAGGTACGCTTATTGGAGCGGTCATCGGAGCAGTGGTGCTGAATGCAGCCAAAACAGGCATAAGCGAGGCTTACCCTGAAGGGTGGCTGTTCGTCATTGGTGGGCTCTTTGTAACAGTAGTTTTGTTCATGCCAAACGGAATTGTAGGTGTGTATCGTCATATCGTTCGTTTGCTGAAGCGGAGAGGAGAGAGTGCGCATGTCCAAGTCACGCGGGAAAAACCTGAAGTCTACTGA
- the urtD gene encoding urea ABC transporter ATP-binding protein UrtD → MSKSRGKNLKSTEESTVLVAEGITVAFGGFVAVKGMNLKLHEHDLHFLIGPNGAGKTTMLDVICGKTKPMSGSVKMADGTELTRLKEHQIVRKGVGRKFQAPSIFAGLTVQENLTLAAETRRSPLQAIGIRRYGKMSAAMEHITLQIGLQDRVDARAGALSHGEKQWLEIGMLLLQEPRVLLLDEPAAGMTDEETHKTGRLLQEIARERSVVVVEHDMEFVREFAAKVTVMHEGKLLKEGTMAEVQADSKVAEVYLGKRRDDHAVAATN, encoded by the coding sequence ATGTCCAAGTCACGCGGGAAAAACCTGAAGTCTACTGAGGAATCAACGGTGTTGGTAGCGGAGGGTATTACGGTAGCCTTTGGTGGGTTCGTTGCTGTCAAAGGCATGAATCTGAAGCTGCATGAGCATGACCTGCATTTTCTGATTGGACCGAATGGTGCGGGAAAAACGACGATGCTGGATGTGATATGCGGCAAAACCAAACCCATGTCCGGCTCGGTAAAGATGGCGGATGGTACGGAATTAACACGACTGAAGGAGCACCAGATTGTTCGCAAAGGGGTGGGACGCAAATTCCAGGCGCCTTCGATCTTCGCGGGTCTGACGGTGCAGGAGAATCTGACGCTGGCGGCGGAGACGCGCCGTTCCCCTTTGCAAGCCATCGGTATTCGTCGATATGGAAAAATGAGTGCTGCCATGGAGCATATTACCCTCCAGATTGGTCTGCAAGACCGCGTTGATGCTCGTGCAGGAGCATTATCCCACGGGGAGAAGCAGTGGCTGGAGATCGGCATGTTGCTCTTGCAGGAGCCTCGTGTGTTGTTGCTGGACGAACCAGCGGCGGGCATGACGGATGAAGAAACACACAAGACCGGACGGCTTCTGCAAGAGATTGCGCGTGAGCGCTCGGTTGTGGTGGTGGAGCATGACATGGAGTTTGTGCGAGAGTTTGCAGCCAAGGTGACCGTGATGCATGAAGGCAAATTGTTGAAGGAAGGTACGATGGCGGAAGTGCAGGCGGATTCGAAAGTGGCAGAAGTGTATCTGGGCAAAAGGAGGGATGACCATGCTGTCGCTGCAACGAATTGA